TTCCAAAAGTTCGTCAACAAACGCATATCCCGGCGCATCATTTCGTCCAATCTTCAATGACGAGTCCGGGAACGCGCTCAAAATCCACCATGTTACGAGTCACTAAAATGCCATTGACTGAAAGCGTGATGGCGGCGATGGAAAGGTCATTCGTTTTGACGCGCACTTTTTGAGCGCGCAATTGGTTGAATATCGTGGCCGCGACATCATCGAACGGCAGACAAATCATGCCACGATAAAAATTGCTGATCCCACTGGATTTTGTGGGTAAGCTCGGTCATTGAAAAAGAAACGGATGATTGCGTTGTAGCGGGTTATCCTTTTGGGTGACGAAACTCGAAAGGAGTCCCAAGCGCAACCATC
This portion of the Acidobacteriota bacterium genome encodes:
- a CDS encoding type II toxin-antitoxin system VapC family toxin translates to MICLPFDDVAATIFNQLRAQKVRVKTNDLSIAAITLSVNGILVTRNMVDFERVPGLVIEDWTK